Proteins from a single region of Acidovorax sp. NCPPB 3576:
- a CDS encoding type II secretion system F family protein, protein MPDYVWRAAAASGKVVEGRLTAINEAQALKQLRAQGLTPLTISDSIAAAGAGANSAMGAASANEAIGAAAVPKGRSGKGPVKAADVLALTSELSIMLRAGLALDNALRVLIDMSHKPSMAELLQGILDAVKGGTPLSRALSQHRELFGDFYINMIRSGEASGQMSSVLERLVEHMERQRALRDSVISATIYPAILLGVAVLSLIAMLGFVVPQFEKLFTDMGDALPMPTQIVMALGHAFTRYGLFIGIVALGLGLMVRRWAASPAGRQWWQARLLKLPLMGRLALKYQLTLFSRSLGTLLGNGVPMLTALHIATETVGNTVLQQALARVAPIVKEGGKVVQAISATGIFEPLAINLIRVGEETGRIGQMMLELSNILNREVETGIKRLLTLVEPVLILVLGVLIAAIIVSILLGILSINDLAV, encoded by the coding sequence ATGCCTGATTACGTCTGGCGTGCCGCTGCCGCCTCGGGCAAAGTGGTCGAAGGCCGGCTCACTGCCATCAATGAAGCCCAGGCGCTCAAGCAACTCAGGGCGCAGGGCCTCACGCCATTGACCATCAGCGACTCGATCGCCGCCGCGGGTGCGGGCGCCAACAGTGCCATGGGCGCCGCGTCCGCCAACGAGGCCATCGGCGCTGCCGCCGTGCCCAAAGGGCGCAGCGGCAAGGGGCCGGTCAAGGCGGCCGATGTGCTTGCCCTCACGTCTGAACTGTCCATCATGCTGCGGGCCGGGCTCGCCCTGGACAACGCGCTGCGCGTGCTCATCGACATGAGCCACAAGCCCAGCATGGCCGAGTTGCTGCAGGGCATTCTGGACGCGGTCAAGGGCGGTACGCCGCTCAGCCGGGCCTTGTCGCAGCACCGCGAGCTGTTCGGCGATTTCTACATCAACATGATCCGCTCGGGCGAGGCCAGCGGCCAGATGTCGTCGGTGCTGGAGCGGCTCGTGGAGCACATGGAGCGCCAGCGCGCGCTGCGCGACAGCGTCATCTCCGCCACAATCTATCCGGCGATCCTTCTCGGCGTGGCCGTACTGTCGCTCATCGCCATGCTGGGATTCGTGGTGCCGCAGTTCGAAAAGCTGTTCACCGACATGGGCGATGCGCTCCCGATGCCGACCCAGATCGTCATGGCGCTGGGCCATGCCTTCACGCGCTACGGCCTGTTCATCGGCATCGTGGCCCTGGGCCTGGGGCTGATGGTGCGCCGCTGGGCGGCCTCTCCCGCAGGGCGGCAATGGTGGCAGGCACGGCTGCTGAAGCTGCCGCTCATGGGGCGCCTGGCGCTGAAATACCAGCTCACGCTGTTCTCGCGCTCCCTGGGCACCCTGCTCGGCAATGGCGTGCCCATGCTGACGGCACTGCACATCGCGACGGAAACCGTCGGCAACACCGTTTTGCAGCAGGCACTGGCCCGCGTCGCCCCCATCGTGAAAGAAGGCGGGAAAGTCGTACAGGCCATCTCCGCCACGGGGATTTTCGAGCCCCTGGCGATCAACCTGATCCGTGTGGGCGAGGAAACGGGCCGCATCGGCCAGATGATGCTCGAGCTGTCCAATATATTGAACCGTGAAGTCGAAACCGGTATCAAACGGCTTCTCACGCTGGTAGAGCCCGTACTCATTCTGGTGCTGGGTGTTTTGATCGCCGCCATCATTGTTTCCATCCTTCTCGGGATCCTGTCCATCAATGACCTCGCCGTATAA
- the gspG gene encoding type II secretion system major pseudopilin GspG translates to MAHSRAGRSCGAPLQRKSARGFTLIELLVVLAILTLLAGLVGPRVLNQLGGAKAKTAGVQIADLDKSLELFKLDVGRYPSTEEGLEALVKRPGSVNGWTGPYLKGGVPADPWGHPYRYANPGPNGGIEILSLGSDGAPGGEGEAADIRNTP, encoded by the coding sequence ATGGCGCATTCCCGTGCTGGCCGCTCCTGTGGCGCCCCTTTGCAACGCAAATCCGCTCGCGGCTTCACGCTGATCGAACTGCTGGTCGTTCTGGCCATCCTGACGCTTCTGGCAGGCCTCGTCGGCCCCCGTGTTTTGAACCAGCTGGGCGGTGCCAAGGCCAAGACGGCCGGTGTGCAGATCGCCGATCTGGACAAGTCGCTTGAACTGTTCAAGCTCGACGTGGGGCGCTACCCCTCGACGGAAGAAGGCCTGGAGGCGCTGGTGAAGCGCCCCGGTTCCGTGAACGGCTGGACGGGTCCTTACCTCAAGGGTGGCGTGCCTGCAGACCCTTGGGGCCATCCTTACCGCTATGCCAACCCCGGCCCGAACGGCGGCATCGAGATCCTGTCGCTCGGCTCCGATGGCGCCCCTGGCGGTGAAGGCGAAGCCGCCGACATCCGCAACACGCCCTGA
- a CDS encoding GspH/FimT family pseudopilin has translation MRRERGFTLVELLVVFAILALVIGLAPLAFDRLRDSAQYRDTVRTMISQMRAARFTAMAEGREVRFSVDLKNRMYGNDSALKPLPQPLQLRAIVAGTELNAQSQAAIRFLPGGGATGGSIEILRAPGVGTRLRVDWLSGRVTQEALTR, from the coding sequence ATGCGGCGCGAGCGCGGCTTTACGCTGGTCGAATTGCTGGTCGTGTTCGCCATTCTGGCGCTCGTGATCGGCTTGGCGCCATTGGCCTTTGATCGTTTGCGGGACTCTGCGCAGTACCGTGACACGGTCCGCACGATGATCAGCCAGATGCGTGCCGCCCGTTTCACCGCCATGGCGGAAGGGCGGGAGGTACGCTTCTCTGTCGACTTGAAGAACCGCATGTACGGCAACGACTCTGCCCTGAAGCCGTTGCCGCAGCCGCTGCAATTGCGTGCGATCGTGGCCGGTACCGAATTGAATGCGCAGAGCCAGGCGGCCATCCGCTTCCTGCCGGGTGGCGGCGCCACGGGCGGCAGCATCGAAATCCTGAGGGCGCCCGGAGTCGGCACTCGCTTGCGGGTGGACTGGCTGTCGGGGCGCGTGACGCAAGAGGCCCTCACCCGATGA
- a CDS encoding PulJ/GspJ family protein gives MMRGLHRRQRGLTLLELLVAFAIMALSLGMLYRAMGSSARSVADVDRYQRAVVLAESLLSLRDAIPEQGLNQSGESAGYQWRITTAPYATEFKGPAIPPLHEVNIVISWSDGVRLRNFELNTLRPQRKPPEPGRG, from the coding sequence ATGATGCGGGGCCTGCATCGCCGCCAGCGGGGCTTGACCTTGCTGGAGTTGCTGGTGGCCTTCGCCATCATGGCGCTGTCGCTCGGCATGCTTTACCGCGCCATGGGCAGCAGCGCGCGCAGCGTCGCGGACGTGGATCGCTATCAACGCGCGGTGGTGCTGGCCGAGTCGTTGCTCTCCCTGCGCGACGCCATTCCCGAGCAGGGCTTGAACCAGTCGGGGGAGTCCGCAGGCTACCAGTGGCGCATCACCACGGCGCCCTATGCGACGGAGTTCAAAGGGCCCGCCATCCCGCCTTTGCACGAGGTGAACATCGTCATCTCCTGGTCGGACGGTGTGCGCCTGCGCAACTTCGAACTGAACACCTTGCGGCCACAGCGCAAGCCGCCCGAGCCGGGGCGTGGATGA
- a CDS encoding prepilin-type N-terminal cleavage/methylation domain-containing protein, translating into MKRLPEGSKAPRQHGFTLVELLVVITLLSLVMLALGSALRTTAQTEARVDLRMLRTDELRVANGFLRSVLGRVSLQKRAAVVSIDESPYFFIGLPEEMAWVGVMPARYGVGGRYHFRLGVLDQASGPALVLRYLPWIDGGGAPDWSQAASYVLVDGMTGFSLRYEDANEEPPVWGAPWKAVDRLPQRVSIAIRTSAGAWPDIVIPMRVLPSSDPASDGATFGGSRS; encoded by the coding sequence ATGAAGCGCTTGCCCGAAGGCTCGAAGGCGCCGCGCCAGCACGGCTTTACCTTGGTGGAACTGCTGGTGGTCATCACCTTGCTTTCGCTGGTGATGCTGGCCCTGGGGTCTGCGTTGCGTACCACGGCGCAAACGGAAGCGAGGGTGGATCTCCGGATGCTGCGGACCGATGAGCTTCGGGTGGCCAACGGGTTTCTGCGCTCGGTGCTGGGCCGGGTGTCTCTGCAAAAGCGGGCCGCTGTCGTCTCCATTGACGAGAGCCCGTACTTTTTCATCGGGCTGCCCGAGGAAATGGCTTGGGTGGGTGTGATGCCAGCCCGTTATGGTGTGGGTGGGCGCTACCATTTTCGATTGGGCGTGCTGGACCAGGCGTCGGGACCTGCTTTGGTGTTGCGGTACTTGCCTTGGATCGATGGGGGCGGGGCGCCGGATTGGAGCCAGGCCGCCAGTTACGTGCTGGTGGACGGAATGACCGGCTTTTCGCTCCGGTACGAAGACGCCAATGAAGAGCCTCCCGTTTGGGGCGCTCCCTGGAAGGCGGTTGATCGGCTGCCTCAGCGGGTTTCGATCGCGATCCGGACCTCCGCAGGTGCTTGGCCGGACATCGTCATTCCGATGCGCGTTCTCCCATCCAGCGATCCGGCCAGCGACGGAGCCACTTTTGGCGGGAGCCGCTCGTGA
- a CDS encoding type II secretion system protein GspK: MALLAVLWMVAALTIIVSGLTRSIREEARVMSLSRQNVQAQALGDAAIQLALQALVASNTPLARTRQAQIDYRGVTMQVQAMPLNGLIDINGAPVALLAKLFSVAGEMPAEAAQGLAQATVEMRERRDPRGVPQRFESEEDLLKVPGVDYTLYARLSPLITADLRGRGLVNPMAAPMEVLTVLAGGNAAVAMRIVADRDAGAEGIDTTALEAAFLDNSTVRRLRIQARVPMPDGVWLRVSRSIDFNARSKGGLPWQTFRASSGVEPVIRKNS; this comes from the coding sequence ATGGCCCTATTGGCCGTGCTCTGGATGGTCGCGGCCCTCACCATCATCGTGTCTGGCCTGACACGGTCCATCAGGGAAGAGGCGCGCGTCATGTCCTTGTCGCGCCAGAACGTCCAGGCGCAAGCGCTGGGCGATGCCGCAATTCAACTGGCATTGCAGGCCCTGGTGGCCAGCAACACTCCCCTGGCCCGCACCCGGCAGGCGCAGATCGACTATCGCGGGGTCACGATGCAGGTCCAGGCCATGCCTTTGAATGGCCTGATCGACATCAATGGTGCGCCTGTTGCCTTGCTGGCAAAGCTCTTTTCGGTTGCGGGCGAGATGCCGGCAGAGGCGGCCCAGGGGCTCGCTCAAGCCACAGTGGAAATGCGTGAACGGCGTGATCCACGCGGTGTGCCGCAGCGTTTCGAATCGGAAGAAGACCTGCTCAAGGTGCCCGGGGTGGACTACACCCTCTATGCTAGACTTTCGCCGCTCATCACTGCAGATCTTCGAGGGCGAGGCTTGGTCAATCCGATGGCTGCGCCCATGGAAGTACTGACTGTCCTTGCCGGAGGAAACGCTGCAGTCGCCATGCGCATCGTCGCGGACCGGGATGCCGGCGCTGAAGGCATCGACACCACGGCCCTGGAGGCCGCATTTTTAGATAACTCGACGGTTCGGCGGCTGCGAATCCAGGCAAGGGTTCCCATGCCGGACGGTGTTTGGTTGCGCGTATCGCGCAGCATCGATTTCAACGCGCGTTCGAAGGGCGGTTTGCCGTGGCAGACCTTCCGTGCCAGTTCAGGCGTTGAGCCCGTGATACGTAAAAACTCCTGA
- a CDS encoding PilN domain-containing protein, with protein MPSISSDARFLGIDLHALWRDVRSPWQGMHAWPLFSWLTPSAPVVLLHPEDGLSFWLGDEKQSKVAGPVKASFTAVELPEEFVLRRTLTLPPMAESDIAKAGALEVRAISPFPEADLVWGYRLLEGTAGSSRIELALASRKQVAQYLASQAARLGGVSNPEVWVRSNQQRPIVLGGYGEGLRHAHALRWMRAGYGLLLSMAVLAVAIAVTPTLQLRERAIEAAQSYQDAAKRTAPVVAKRDALMQSAEKLGMLSEVLATRIEPLRALDKLTQLLPDDTYLQSFRMQGAKVTIVGMTGNAAALMQVLGNEPGLREVRAPSAATRMGNSAKETFAIEFTLDPQFFGVVGSATAGKAAMPSTGAMTPALVPAGVASAAASGASVAGASAVPASALPANSSPSAVAPPPASASPSAGGAAFGGSVATFGGHTTTAPALPASSPANRTKP; from the coding sequence ATGCCTTCCATTTCCTCCGATGCCCGTTTCCTGGGAATCGATTTGCACGCGCTCTGGCGTGATGTCCGCAGCCCCTGGCAGGGCATGCATGCTTGGCCGCTGTTCTCCTGGTTGACGCCGTCCGCGCCGGTCGTGCTGCTCCATCCCGAGGACGGCCTCTCTTTCTGGCTGGGGGACGAAAAACAGTCCAAGGTAGCGGGCCCGGTCAAGGCCAGCTTCACTGCCGTGGAGCTGCCTGAAGAATTCGTGCTTCGCCGGACGCTGACCTTGCCTCCCATGGCTGAATCGGACATTGCCAAGGCTGGTGCTCTGGAAGTGCGCGCCATCAGCCCCTTTCCCGAGGCGGATCTGGTGTGGGGCTATCGCTTGCTCGAAGGCACTGCTGGCAGTTCCCGAATCGAGCTGGCCTTGGCATCTCGCAAGCAGGTCGCCCAATACCTCGCATCCCAGGCCGCTCGCCTTGGCGGCGTGTCAAACCCGGAAGTCTGGGTGCGTAGCAATCAACAGCGCCCCATCGTGCTTGGAGGCTATGGTGAAGGCTTGCGCCATGCGCACGCACTGAGATGGATGCGCGCGGGCTATGGGCTTTTGCTCTCGATGGCCGTTCTGGCCGTCGCCATTGCGGTGACCCCTACGCTTCAATTGCGTGAGCGCGCGATCGAGGCGGCGCAGAGCTACCAGGATGCGGCCAAGCGCACGGCTCCGGTCGTCGCCAAGCGGGATGCACTCATGCAATCTGCAGAAAAGCTCGGAATGCTGTCGGAAGTGCTTGCCACGCGCATTGAGCCTTTGCGTGCGTTGGACAAGCTCACCCAGCTACTGCCGGACGATACCTATCTGCAGAGTTTTCGCATGCAAGGCGCCAAAGTGACCATCGTGGGAATGACCGGAAACGCTGCCGCCCTGATGCAGGTGCTGGGCAATGAGCCGGGGTTGCGAGAGGTCCGTGCCCCATCCGCTGCCACCCGGATGGGAAATTCCGCCAAGGAAACGTTTGCCATTGAATTCACGCTGGATCCTCAGTTTTTCGGAGTGGTGGGTAGTGCAACCGCAGGCAAGGCCGCTATGCCCTCCACTGGGGCCATGACTCCGGCCCTTGTGCCCGCGGGCGTTGCCAGCGCTGCCGCTTCAGGCGCCAGCGTAGCCGGGGCGTCTGCCGTCCCAGCCTCTGCGCTGCCTGCCAATTCATCCCCCAGCGCAGTCGCACCGCCACCGGCCAGTGCATCTCCATCGGCCGGTGGAGCTGCCTTTGGCGGATCGGTCGCCACATTCGGCGGCCATACCACCACGGCGCCTGCATTGCCCGCTTCTTCGCCTGCGAACCGTACCAAGCCATGA
- the gspM gene encoding type II secretion system protein GspM, with translation MKRISSREGLILVCTLALAILPLVLLGWYIAEKHQGAESQLAQMEPRYARLLGLESQRADIEAVLSQANAARTQYIYPASQDANQTGNAAQQRIRDIFSAAGLQVISSQVLPAKDEKGFDRIPLTVRTEGEMLALQSALAVLTSQMPIIVINDLDIQLQGGYANSDPKVAPRLSAQFGLSVLRERT, from the coding sequence ATGAAACGCATTTCATCCCGTGAGGGGCTGATCCTCGTCTGTACTCTGGCTCTGGCGATTCTCCCTCTGGTCTTGTTGGGCTGGTACATCGCTGAAAAGCACCAAGGTGCCGAGTCTCAACTGGCGCAAATGGAGCCGCGCTATGCGCGGCTTCTGGGGTTGGAGTCGCAGCGGGCAGATATTGAAGCCGTGCTTTCTCAGGCCAATGCGGCAAGAACGCAGTACATCTATCCGGCGTCCCAGGATGCCAACCAGACTGGCAATGCGGCCCAGCAGCGGATCCGGGATATCTTCAGCGCGGCTGGCTTGCAGGTGATCAGCAGCCAAGTGCTGCCAGCCAAGGACGAGAAGGGCTTTGATCGCATTCCCCTGACCGTGCGGACCGAGGGCGAAATGCTGGCTCTGCAAAGTGCACTGGCCGTTCTGACCAGTCAAATGCCCATCATCGTCATCAATGATCTGGACATTCAACTGCAGGGCGGCTATGCCAACTCGGATCCCAAGGTCGCCCCCCGGCTGTCGGCGCAGTTCGGCCTCAGCGTATTGCGGGAGCGCACATGA
- the gspD gene encoding type II secretion system secretin GspD yields the protein MTPYRHALTAIALATCQLAIAQSQQSAPATGSSNLVTESSGAVMPSSASDSSANAAPKKADKPLAEGELPAAEPRYIIGNDRVIAPAKPVAAVQGAPLSFNFEEAPVAEVVRTILGDILKTDYVLHPPLSGTVTLATRTPIAPDQAVFLLESSLQANGLAMLRDARGTYHVGRPDALRSIGGSVRQVGNGPLPPGSGAIIVPLQYIGASEMASILRPMMPPDAVVRVDNVRNLLILSGTRTQAEGWLDLVNTFDIDLLKGMSVGVFPLKHASIKEVETALRLVSGGGAAAASPNVGGAVAAGTPGAAQANAASAAQAMLGEGNPLFGALRIMPIERLNSILVVTPRASYLEEARRWIEKLDQPSDNGSEPQLFIYQVQNVNAKHLASVLSGIFGGQTGSSNVANSGVAPGFGSATGSSFGQQQGGLGGVGNTFGGGGSSYSGGIGSSARSSGLTGSGFSGSGTSAFGNRNTNAQGTQQQGTLSANLGSVRVMADELNNSVLIWGTRSEYSKIEAALKRLDLPPTQVLIEASIIEVTLNDDLQYGLQWSFNNSRNGYTGQGLVSGLNPTTANRNTLLGGASQGFSYVLSSSTGVQAVLNALADKSLLKVISSPSLMVLDNHTASINVGNQEPVSTTTVSFVDNANASTSSVQYKDTGVNLVVTPSVNAGNIVNMQVDQTVTDLGAVRSNANNQPAFLQRQISSKVAVRSGETIVLGGLIKDNSTVGKAGVPLLQDIPVLGNLFGTNSNTSNRTELLVVLTPRVVRTDIDIREVSEDLRDRMKGLRVIELKERGTAGAPKNPQAPVQPAQPN from the coding sequence ATGACCCCTTACCGACACGCACTAACCGCTATTGCGCTGGCCACTTGTCAGTTGGCCATAGCCCAGTCGCAGCAGTCCGCCCCCGCAACCGGTAGCAGCAACCTCGTTACGGAGTCGAGCGGCGCAGTGATGCCAAGCTCTGCGTCTGATTCGTCCGCCAATGCCGCGCCGAAGAAGGCTGACAAACCTTTGGCAGAGGGCGAGCTTCCTGCAGCGGAGCCGCGCTACATCATCGGAAACGATCGTGTGATCGCTCCGGCCAAGCCGGTGGCCGCAGTACAAGGCGCTCCGTTGTCCTTCAATTTCGAAGAGGCGCCGGTGGCAGAGGTCGTTCGCACCATTTTGGGAGATATCCTCAAGACGGACTACGTGCTTCACCCACCGTTGAGCGGGACGGTAACGTTGGCGACACGCACGCCCATTGCGCCGGATCAGGCAGTTTTCCTGCTGGAGAGTTCCTTGCAGGCCAACGGACTCGCCATGTTGCGCGATGCCCGCGGCACTTATCACGTCGGTCGGCCTGATGCATTGCGCAGCATTGGTGGGTCTGTTCGCCAAGTAGGCAATGGCCCGCTGCCCCCTGGCTCTGGTGCCATCATCGTGCCGCTGCAATACATCGGTGCGAGCGAAATGGCATCCATTCTTCGACCGATGATGCCCCCCGATGCCGTCGTGCGGGTAGACAACGTGCGCAATCTGCTGATTCTGAGTGGGACGCGTACTCAAGCCGAAGGGTGGCTTGATCTGGTGAACACTTTCGATATCGATTTGCTCAAAGGCATGTCTGTCGGGGTGTTTCCGTTGAAGCATGCGTCGATCAAGGAAGTGGAAACCGCGCTGCGTCTGGTGAGCGGCGGCGGTGCCGCGGCGGCTTCCCCGAATGTCGGAGGAGCCGTCGCTGCAGGAACACCGGGTGCTGCGCAGGCGAATGCGGCCAGTGCGGCGCAGGCCATGCTGGGTGAAGGCAATCCTCTCTTCGGCGCTCTGCGCATCATGCCCATCGAGCGGCTCAACAGCATTTTGGTGGTAACGCCACGCGCTTCCTATTTGGAGGAAGCCCGCCGCTGGATCGAAAAGTTGGACCAGCCCAGCGACAACGGGTCTGAGCCGCAGCTCTTTATCTACCAGGTGCAGAACGTCAATGCCAAGCATCTTGCGAGCGTGCTTAGCGGTATTTTCGGGGGGCAGACTGGCAGCTCGAATGTTGCCAATAGTGGTGTAGCCCCTGGGTTCGGAAGTGCGACAGGAAGCTCCTTTGGTCAGCAGCAGGGCGGATTGGGAGGCGTCGGCAACACCTTCGGCGGCGGTGGCTCCAGCTATTCAGGTGGCATTGGCTCCAGTGCGAGATCTTCTGGACTGACCGGCAGCGGGTTTTCCGGCAGCGGGACGAGTGCTTTTGGTAATCGCAACACCAATGCGCAGGGGACGCAGCAACAAGGAACCCTGAGTGCCAACTTGGGCAGTGTGCGAGTGATGGCCGATGAACTGAACAACTCCGTACTTATTTGGGGTACGCGATCAGAATACTCAAAGATCGAAGCTGCATTGAAAAGGCTGGATCTTCCTCCGACGCAGGTGTTGATCGAGGCGAGCATCATTGAAGTGACGTTGAACGATGATCTGCAGTACGGTTTGCAATGGTCGTTCAACAACAGCCGTAACGGGTACACCGGCCAGGGGCTTGTGAGTGGTCTCAATCCCACGACGGCCAATAGGAATACATTATTGGGCGGGGCATCCCAAGGCTTCTCTTACGTTCTCAGCAGCTCGACGGGCGTTCAGGCCGTGCTCAATGCATTGGCGGACAAGTCGCTCTTGAAGGTCATCTCCAGCCCATCACTCATGGTGTTGGACAACCACACGGCTTCCATCAATGTTGGTAACCAAGAGCCAGTGAGTACAACGACCGTTAGCTTTGTCGACAATGCCAACGCATCTACCAGTTCCGTTCAATATAAGGACACTGGCGTCAACCTAGTTGTCACGCCATCGGTCAACGCTGGCAACATCGTGAACATGCAAGTGGATCAAACGGTGACCGATTTGGGGGCCGTAAGGAGCAATGCCAACAATCAACCTGCCTTTTTGCAACGCCAGATCAGCAGCAAGGTGGCGGTGCGGTCGGGGGAGACCATCGTGCTTGGAGGTCTGATCAAGGACAACAGCACGGTTGGCAAGGCGGGAGTGCCTTTGTTGCAAGATATTCCGGTACTTGGAAATCTATTTGGCACTAACAGCAACACCAGCAATCGGACAGAGTTGTTGGTAGTGCTAACCCCCCGTGTCGTGCGAACTGATATCGACATCCGGGAAGTGAGCGAAGACTTACGGGACCGGATGAAAGGTTTGAGAGTCATCGAACTCAAGGAACGGGGCACTGCTGGTGCGCCAAAAAATCCACAAGCACCCGTGCAACCTGCTCAGCCGAATTGA
- a CDS encoding cell surface protein, whose translation MRKNVLALSIAAMIGGLGFAGAASADVVVGTAPLKPTTATTMSFAEGGVGHALLIPYFNAQNGNMTVMHVVNTDTSNGKAVKVRFRGALNSDDILDFQVFMSPGDVWTAAVTAGADGVAQIVTADGTCTLPTLAKGVNQRFVTDRLNPGIADADKANNTREGYVEIFNMADIPQLLAGTTTVNPLYTAIKHVNGVAPCTPAALNATLQNFTSPAAVAAAGFDTPSTGLLGDWYILNVAQTTTFSGGATAIRAENAGAQAIGNFVHFPQSASAAPTPDTYTADPLFRTVNVFTTGTTAPTTVPAIAAANYDLPDMSTPYVTAPNATAPLTQARLLTNALAITSIANQYANDASISAKTDWVFSMPTRRYNVASNYAAAQTGGNAAQVRYFSDLIATGNGVGDERFNPGNTSLATTGGAICVSSTGQAFFDREETTTTTGAVFSPGSITQTRFCGETSVLSFVDTGTSVLGGSVARQTLSTGSFTNGWSRVDVPNVVGGQSLGLPILGASFIKLSNPSAAAGTSGTYGITWPHRFTFPTVTP comes from the coding sequence ATGAGAAAAAATGTTCTGGCCCTGAGCATTGCTGCCATGATTGGTGGCCTGGGCTTTGCTGGCGCCGCATCTGCTGATGTGGTCGTTGGTACGGCTCCTCTGAAGCCAACGACTGCTACGACGATGTCGTTCGCAGAAGGCGGCGTGGGTCATGCACTGCTGATTCCTTACTTCAATGCGCAAAACGGCAACATGACCGTGATGCACGTTGTGAACACCGACACCTCCAACGGCAAGGCTGTGAAGGTTCGTTTCCGCGGCGCCCTGAACTCCGACGACATTCTTGACTTCCAAGTCTTCATGTCGCCTGGTGACGTGTGGACCGCTGCCGTGACGGCTGGCGCTGACGGCGTGGCACAAATCGTGACCGCTGACGGTACCTGCACGTTGCCTACCCTGGCCAAGGGTGTGAACCAGCGTTTTGTGACCGACCGTCTGAACCCCGGCATCGCCGACGCAGATAAGGCCAACAACACGCGTGAAGGCTACGTTGAAATCTTCAACATGGCTGACATTCCTCAGCTGCTGGCTGGCACGACCACGGTCAACCCACTGTACACGGCTATCAAGCACGTGAACGGCGTTGCACCTTGCACCCCTGCCGCTCTGAACGCTACGCTGCAAAACTTCACGTCGCCTGCCGCCGTGGCTGCAGCTGGCTTCGACACGCCTTCGACCGGTCTGCTGGGTGACTGGTACATCCTGAACGTTGCTCAAACGACGACGTTCTCGGGCGGTGCAACCGCAATCCGTGCTGAAAACGCTGGTGCTCAAGCCATCGGCAACTTCGTGCACTTCCCACAATCGGCCAGCGCCGCGCCTACGCCTGATACGTACACGGCTGACCCGCTGTTCCGTACCGTGAACGTGTTCACGACCGGCACGACGGCACCTACGACCGTGCCTGCAATCGCAGCTGCGAACTACGACCTGCCAGACATGTCGACGCCTTACGTGACGGCTCCTAACGCTACGGCACCTCTGACGCAAGCTCGCTTGCTGACGAACGCCCTGGCTATTACGTCGATCGCTAACCAGTACGCTAACGACGCGAGCATCTCCGCCAAGACGGACTGGGTGTTCTCCATGCCTACCCGTCGTTACAACGTGGCGTCTAACTACGCTGCTGCGCAAACCGGTGGTAACGCTGCTCAAGTTCGTTACTTCTCCGACTTGATCGCTACCGGCAACGGTGTTGGCGACGAGCGTTTCAACCCAGGCAACACGTCGCTGGCTACCACTGGTGGTGCCATCTGCGTGAGCTCGACGGGCCAAGCGTTCTTTGACCGCGAAGAAACCACGACCACGACCGGCGCAGTGTTCTCGCCTGGTTCCATCACGCAGACCCGTTTCTGCGGTGAAACCAGCGTGCTGAGCTTCGTGGACACCGGCACTTCCGTGCTGGGTGGCTCGGTTGCTCGTCAAACCCTGTCGACCGGTTCGTTCACCAACGGCTGGAGCCGCGTGGATGTGCCTAACGTCGTTGGCGGTCAATCGCTGGGTCTGCCAATCCTGGGCGCTTCGTTCATCAAGCTGAGCAACCCAAGCGCTGCGGCTGGCACGTCCGGTACCTACGGTATCACGTGGCCCCACCGCTTCACGTTCCCTACGGTTACTCCTTAA